Proteins encoded by one window of Cylindrospermum stagnale PCC 7417:
- a CDS encoding GAF domain-containing protein, producing MTILYSNSAEGENLVAETENLERQNGGTNTAKTASDELSTLNAIAQKIKILRQQSQAIATQMRQALDKDTLLKVTVAQVREKISGDRALIYHFTSSESGTVLAESRTLGWTPALGESLPGIIFGLYTSQDYVEPVAIDDINQIQLTPYQRQLLEKFQVKSSLSLPIVIEGKVWGLLVVNNCASARRWQEIEITLLSQIATELIYRLQSFEFTKELEQRTLARKSVGKVISKILRLPDVDKIFQTTTQEVRQLLRCDRVGVYRFKPDWSGGFVAESVGNGWVKMVTPDFKMVWEDSHLQETQGGRYAKGESFIVNDIYQAGHAQCHIDILEQFEMKAYIIVPIFSGEQLWGLLAAYQNSGPRDWQSWEESFLAQIGLQFGVAISQGEYLEQVRSQSEQLTQIVEQEKAVTKIVNRIRQAADMESVFKTTTQDVRQSLKCDRVAVYCFNPDWGGEFVAESVGNNWTKLVGPGIKTVLDDTHLQDTQGGRYAKGETFAVNDIYKIGHAPCHIEILEQFDAKAYVIVPIFLGDKLWGLLAAYQNSGPREWLPWEVNFLAQIGLQFSLAKSQVDYLEQVRLKTEKLTQIAEQEKAVTKIVNRIRQALDVEEIFKTATQEVRQLLRCDRVGVFRFNPDWSGEFVAESVSQGWVKLVGPDIKTVWEDIHLQETQGGRYAKGETFAVNDIYQAGHASCHLEILEQFEIKAYVIVPVFSGDKLWGLLAAYQNSGTRNWQENQVTLLARIGDQLGLGLQQTEYLLQLQAQSAKLAEAAAREKAAKELLQQRSIQLLTALRPALKGDLTVRAPITEDELGTIADAYNSTVQAMRQIVLQVQGAAQQVAQTSSTSNTSLAGLTNLAEQQSAEITTALGDIQQMLDSTQAVVANAQLVQIAVQQANKTVDSGDTAMNLTVKAIQAIRETVAQTSKKIKRLSESSQKISKVVNLISNFATQTNVLALNAAIEATRAGEYGKGFAVVADEVRSLSRQSAAATIEIEKLVQEIQAETGEVAVAMEIGIQQVVEGTNLVSETRQNLNAIVSATAEISQLIERITEATQNQMVQSVTVTTSMKDVAEIANKTFAESHEISVVFQDLSGMAQDLLATASKFKVN from the coding sequence ATGACGATTTTATATAGCAACAGCGCAGAAGGTGAAAATCTGGTTGCTGAAACAGAAAACTTAGAACGTCAAAATGGCGGCACTAACACAGCAAAAACTGCTAGCGATGAATTATCTACATTAAATGCAATTGCTCAGAAAATTAAAATATTGCGGCAACAGTCACAAGCCATCGCCACTCAGATGCGCCAAGCTTTGGACAAAGATACATTACTTAAAGTTACTGTAGCACAAGTTAGGGAGAAAATTTCTGGTGATCGCGCATTGATCTATCACTTCACTTCCTCTGAATCTGGTACTGTGTTAGCAGAATCCAGAACCCTAGGTTGGACACCGGCTCTAGGTGAAAGTCTTCCAGGCATTATTTTTGGTTTATATACTAGTCAAGACTATGTAGAACCTGTAGCAATTGACGATATCAATCAGATACAACTTACCCCCTATCAAAGGCAACTGCTGGAGAAATTTCAAGTCAAATCTAGCTTGAGTTTACCAATTGTGATAGAGGGGAAAGTTTGGGGTTTATTGGTAGTAAATAACTGTGCCTCAGCCCGGCGGTGGCAAGAGATAGAAATCACCCTATTATCTCAAATTGCGACTGAACTCATCTATAGATTACAGAGCTTTGAATTTACCAAAGAACTGGAACAGCGAACGCTGGCGAGAAAATCAGTAGGGAAAGTTATCAGTAAGATTTTACGGCTACCAGACGTCGATAAGATCTTTCAAACAACTACCCAAGAAGTGCGGCAATTATTGCGATGCGATCGCGTCGGTGTCTATCGCTTCAAACCTGACTGGAGTGGCGGATTTGTCGCCGAGTCAGTGGGTAATGGTTGGGTAAAAATGGTAACTCCAGACTTTAAGATGGTCTGGGAGGATTCTCACTTGCAAGAAACTCAGGGAGGACGTTATGCCAAGGGTGAAAGCTTTATCGTCAATGACATCTATCAAGCAGGTCATGCTCAATGTCACATTGATATTTTAGAGCAGTTTGAAATGAAAGCTTATATAATTGTGCCCATATTCTCTGGGGAACAATTATGGGGCTTGCTGGCAGCTTACCAAAATTCTGGTCCTCGTGACTGGCAATCTTGGGAAGAAAGCTTTTTGGCGCAAATCGGCTTGCAATTTGGTGTAGCGATTTCACAGGGAGAATATCTGGAACAAGTGCGATCGCAATCTGAGCAACTAACTCAGATCGTCGAACAAGAGAAAGCTGTTACCAAGATAGTCAATCGCATCCGTCAAGCCGCAGATATGGAAAGCGTCTTCAAAACAACCACTCAAGACGTACGCCAATCTCTAAAATGCGATCGCGTCGCCGTCTATTGCTTCAATCCTGATTGGGGTGGCGAATTTGTCGCTGAGTCAGTGGGTAATAATTGGACAAAACTAGTAGGCCCCGGCATCAAAACTGTTTTGGATGATACCCACTTACAAGATACCCAAGGCGGTCGCTATGCCAAAGGCGAAACCTTTGCTGTAAATGATATCTATAAAATAGGCCATGCTCCCTGCCACATTGAAATTTTAGAGCAGTTCGACGCGAAAGCTTACGTGATTGTCCCCATATTCCTGGGGGATAAATTGTGGGGGTTACTGGCAGCTTATCAAAATTCCGGGCCTCGCGAATGGCTTCCTTGGGAAGTCAACTTTTTAGCTCAGATTGGCTTGCAATTTAGCCTAGCTAAGTCACAAGTCGATTATCTAGAACAAGTGCGGTTAAAAACCGAGAAACTGACTCAGATAGCTGAACAAGAAAAAGCTGTCACCAAAATAGTCAACCGCATCCGTCAAGCTTTAGATGTCGAAGAAATCTTCAAAACAGCCACCCAAGAGGTACGCCAGTTACTGCGATGCGATCGCGTCGGTGTCTTTCGCTTCAACCCAGACTGGAGTGGCGAATTTGTCGCCGAATCAGTCTCTCAAGGTTGGGTAAAACTAGTAGGCCCGGATATCAAAACCGTCTGGGAAGATATCCACTTGCAAGAAACCCAAGGAGGTCGATATGCCAAAGGCGAAACCTTTGCAGTTAATGACATCTACCAAGCTGGCCATGCTTCTTGCCACCTTGAGATTTTAGAGCAATTTGAAATCAAAGCTTATGTGATAGTTCCCGTATTCTCTGGGGATAAATTGTGGGGATTGCTGGCAGCTTATCAAAATTCCGGCACTCGTAATTGGCAAGAAAACCAAGTCACCTTGCTAGCACGCATTGGCGACCAGTTGGGACTGGGATTACAACAGACCGAATATTTGCTACAACTACAAGCACAATCAGCCAAACTAGCAGAAGCAGCAGCCAGGGAAAAGGCAGCCAAGGAATTACTCCAACAACGATCTATTCAACTCCTAACAGCCCTCAGACCTGCCCTCAAAGGTGACTTAACAGTCCGGGCGCCAATAACAGAAGACGAGCTAGGCACGATCGCCGACGCTTACAATAGTACCGTCCAAGCAATGCGGCAAATTGTACTTCAGGTACAGGGAGCCGCCCAACAAGTTGCCCAAACCTCCAGCACCAGTAATACTTCACTGGCAGGACTAACTAATTTGGCAGAACAACAGTCCGCAGAAATTACTACAGCCTTAGGTGATATTCAACAAATGCTAGACTCTACCCAAGCTGTGGTAGCTAACGCCCAATTAGTGCAAATAGCGGTGCAACAAGCCAATAAAACTGTAGATTCTGGCGACACCGCCATGAACCTGACAGTCAAGGCCATCCAAGCGATTCGTGAAACCGTCGCCCAAACCAGTAAAAAGATTAAACGCCTCAGTGAATCCTCACAAAAAATCTCCAAAGTGGTAAATTTGATCAGCAATTTTGCCACACAGACAAACGTCCTAGCTTTAAATGCAGCCATTGAAGCCACCCGTGCCGGTGAATATGGTAAAGGCTTTGCCGTCGTCGCTGACGAAGTTCGTTCTTTGTCACGTCAGTCAGCAGCAGCAACCATCGAAATAGAAAAATTAGTCCAAGAAATTCAAGCAGAAACCGGGGAAGTTGCAGTGGCAATGGAAATAGGCATTCAGCAGGTGGTAGAAGGTACTAATCTTGTCAGTGAAACCCGTCAAAACTTAAACGCTATTGTTTCTGCAACTGCCGAAATTAGTCAGCTGATCGAGCGAATTACTGAAGCAACCCAAAATCAAATGGTGCAATCTGTTACAGTCACTACCTCAATGAAAGATGTAGCGGAAATTGCTAACAAAACATTTGCCGAATCTCACGAAATTTCTGTTGTCTTCCAAGATTTATCAGGGATGGCACAAGACCTATTAGCCACAGCCAGCAAATTCAAAGTCAACTAA
- a CDS encoding hybrid sensor histidine kinase/response regulator, giving the protein MITDISIREQGYSYFLAEAPELLQIIEQELFGLSEGYSTAKVHNLMRATHTIKGGAANVGLDIIKMISHSLEDVFKALYSPDVVIDAELQTLLLQAYECLSLALTAELTANTINSEELLQRSTTVFAQLQEKLGDAFGADAHIPTSEELGFDIVQSIFEVGVQQRLETIAETLKNPPDNAEFVNFLRSQAEVFLGLAQSLNLPGLGEISQTVMAALAANPSQVLQIAEITLADLQQAHKAVLAGDRTSGGAPSPSWQKLTTVVTDELSITPTTKSFANIFLNNTVDFYRFLTQPGTLKNEPIKPANAKFYLKVIRYIFGWFNHYMEIPESELRLTLLIPRTEREEPVIYVENWLNQFLTFVQDEEDSQSLCIYRQGVVLIILLAVAKFQYSVEKTHGAIPVIKTLRKHIRQSAKEYKNSPPVTAQEKNWLNSPKLQKLLVIKEISTSTYAASTDSLVEAIWGDESGLNLTDEVTVNHTVEDVRNDEYLESVTSSAISEQIVTTIPETGIELIPDNATEINQQIEEKSLATPNKNSRQPSFVRVDVEGLQRLNYLTGELLIYQKRRSLQNEQIQELIERLSQQLTRHQTILNQLRDLPLQMQNVAVQNSQNVAAVNFDSLEMDAYTEFQLTLHEAIEETLQLQETTESLDLLVTQASQISDKTHSLTLGIIDNLVEARMLPLGNILNRFSQMVTKLGNVYGKLVELKLTGTQVLVDKAIAEKLYDPLLHLVRNAFDHGIEPLQIRRELGKPEQGLIQISAYNQGSQTVIEVRDDGQGLNLETVRKRAIELRLIPSDDEAGGYVHHPTEAELLELMFSPGFSTAGKVSEISGRGMGLDIVRTQLQALNGSISVQSLPNQGTTFLLKIPFSMTTDKLMLVQAGGVVYALLLDSIEKILIPSAQQIREFEGKRVLHWNTDQDEQMVSIRKFSDLIYYNGSIVNSTTLDTLSSTVEAGIMKNPVLLLRRNQGIMGLEVDQIIGEQELVIRPLGNAIAPPKYIYGCSSLANGNLILIIDGTLLVESKEMQATLEPHSSKKQALPISGYPTSSTPLLAASTATETREPQLSHDVEAINKSPKVVLVVDDAISLRQTLSLTLQKSGYQVIQAQNGVEALEQLQLHPEIEVVVSDLEMPRMNGFELLSHIRQSQNLANMPVIILTSRSAEKHRQLAQELGATAYLTKPYLEHEFISMVNALSNRYIDQLNSTIINA; this is encoded by the coding sequence ATGATTACAGATATTTCAATTCGCGAGCAAGGCTACAGCTATTTCTTAGCTGAAGCACCAGAATTATTACAAATAATTGAACAAGAACTGTTTGGATTATCAGAAGGTTATAGCACCGCCAAAGTGCATAACCTCATGCGGGCAACTCATACAATTAAAGGTGGAGCCGCTAATGTTGGGCTAGATATCATCAAAATGATCTCCCATTCTCTAGAAGATGTGTTTAAGGCTCTATATAGCCCAGATGTGGTAATAGATGCCGAATTGCAAACACTCCTACTGCAAGCTTATGAGTGTCTTAGCCTGGCACTAACCGCAGAACTAACAGCAAATACTATTAATAGTGAAGAACTACTTCAGAGATCAACAACAGTATTTGCACAGTTGCAAGAAAAATTAGGTGATGCTTTTGGTGCAGATGCACATATTCCCACATCCGAAGAATTGGGGTTTGATATTGTCCAGTCTATCTTTGAAGTCGGAGTACAGCAACGCCTAGAAACTATCGCTGAGACTCTTAAAAATCCACCAGATAACGCCGAGTTCGTTAATTTTTTACGTTCTCAGGCTGAAGTGTTTCTCGGCTTGGCACAATCTTTAAATCTACCTGGATTGGGTGAAATTTCCCAAACCGTTATGGCAGCATTGGCAGCAAATCCCAGCCAGGTATTACAGATTGCAGAAATCACCCTTGCTGATTTACAACAGGCACACAAAGCAGTGCTGGCAGGCGATCGCACGAGTGGAGGCGCACCTTCTCCAAGTTGGCAAAAACTGACAACAGTGGTAACAGATGAGTTATCTATTACACCTACCACAAAATCTTTTGCTAACATCTTTCTGAATAACACAGTAGATTTTTACAGATTTTTAACTCAACCTGGAACTCTGAAAAATGAGCCGATAAAACCAGCAAATGCCAAGTTTTATTTAAAAGTTATTCGCTACATTTTTGGCTGGTTTAATCACTATATGGAAATACCAGAGTCAGAATTGCGTTTAACTTTATTGATTCCTCGGACAGAGCGAGAAGAGCCGGTAATTTATGTGGAAAATTGGCTAAACCAATTTTTGACTTTTGTCCAAGATGAAGAGGATAGCCAGAGCCTTTGTATTTATCGCCAAGGTGTGGTTTTAATCATCCTCCTTGCCGTTGCTAAATTTCAGTATTCGGTTGAGAAAACTCACGGCGCTATCCCAGTAATCAAAACACTACGAAAGCACATTCGTCAATCGGCAAAAGAATATAAAAATTCTCCTCCTGTTACTGCTCAAGAAAAAAATTGGCTGAACAGTCCCAAGTTACAAAAATTATTAGTTATCAAAGAAATATCTACCTCTACCTATGCAGCAAGTACCGATAGTTTGGTAGAAGCAATATGGGGAGATGAATCTGGTCTAAATTTGACTGATGAAGTCACTGTAAATCACACTGTAGAAGATGTGAGAAATGATGAGTATTTAGAAAGTGTTACATCATCAGCTATCAGTGAGCAGATAGTTACAACTATTCCCGAAACAGGGATTGAACTTATTCCTGATAATGCGACAGAAATCAACCAGCAAATAGAAGAGAAATCTTTAGCTACTCCAAATAAGAATTCTCGGCAACCTTCATTTGTACGAGTCGATGTAGAGGGACTACAACGCCTCAACTACTTGACAGGAGAATTGCTGATTTATCAAAAACGACGGTCTTTACAGAATGAACAGATCCAAGAATTAATTGAGCGCTTAAGTCAGCAACTTACCCGACATCAAACAATTTTAAATCAATTGCGGGATTTGCCATTACAGATGCAAAATGTGGCAGTGCAAAATAGCCAAAATGTTGCTGCTGTCAACTTTGACTCGCTGGAAATGGATGCATATACAGAATTTCAACTAACATTGCATGAAGCAATTGAGGAGACGCTACAACTACAAGAGACTACAGAGTCTCTGGACTTACTCGTAACACAAGCTTCTCAAATTAGTGACAAAACACATAGTTTAACTCTTGGTATTATAGATAATTTAGTAGAGGCGCGGATGTTGCCTTTGGGAAATATCCTTAATCGCTTCTCTCAGATGGTAACTAAGCTGGGAAACGTTTATGGGAAACTTGTAGAGTTGAAGCTGACTGGTACACAAGTACTTGTGGATAAAGCGATCGCCGAAAAGCTCTATGATCCCTTATTACACTTGGTGCGGAATGCTTTTGATCACGGTATTGAACCGCTACAAATTCGCCGTGAGCTTGGCAAACCAGAACAAGGGTTAATTCAAATCTCTGCCTATAATCAGGGGAGTCAAACGGTTATCGAAGTCCGGGATGATGGACAGGGGTTGAATTTAGAGACTGTTCGCAAGAGAGCTATTGAACTTCGTCTCATACCATCTGATGATGAAGCTGGAGGCTATGTTCATCACCCGACTGAAGCTGAACTTTTAGAACTGATGTTTTCACCGGGGTTTTCCACTGCTGGGAAGGTCAGTGAAATTTCTGGACGCGGTATGGGGTTAGATATTGTGCGTACTCAGTTGCAAGCACTTAACGGCTCGATCTCAGTTCAATCATTACCTAACCAAGGAACAACATTTTTACTCAAAATTCCTTTTTCTATGACCACAGATAAATTAATGCTAGTCCAAGCTGGGGGTGTTGTTTATGCTTTGCTGTTAGACAGCATCGAAAAAATCTTGATTCCCTCTGCTCAACAAATCAGGGAATTTGAAGGCAAAAGAGTTTTGCATTGGAATACAGACCAAGATGAACAGATGGTCAGCATCCGGAAGTTTTCGGATTTAATATATTACAATGGCTCAATTGTCAACAGTACTACCCTAGATACTCTATCAAGTACTGTTGAAGCCGGAATCATGAAAAATCCCGTGCTTTTACTGCGGCGAAATCAAGGCATCATGGGTTTAGAAGTTGACCAAATCATCGGTGAACAAGAATTGGTAATCAGACCTTTAGGAAATGCGATCGCACCGCCAAAATATATTTATGGTTGTAGTAGCTTGGCCAATGGCAACCTGATCTTAATCATTGATGGCACTTTACTTGTAGAGTCTAAGGAGATGCAAGCAACCCTTGAGCCTCATTCATCAAAGAAACAAGCCTTACCAATATCGGGTTATCCCACTTCATCCACACCCTTACTTGCTGCATCTACTGCCACAGAGACTAGAGAACCCCAGCTAAGTCATGATGTAGAAGCAATCAACAAATCACCAAAAGTGGTTTTGGTGGTAGATGATGCCATTAGTCTGCGGCAAACCCTGTCTCTCACTTTACAAAAATCTGGCTATCAAGTAATACAAGCACAAAATGGTGTGGAAGCTTTAGAACAGTTGCAGTTGCATCCTGAGATTGAAGTTGTTGTCTCAGATTTGGAAATGCCGCGCATGAATGGTTTTGAGTTATTAAGCCATATCCGCCAAAGCCAAAATTTAGCCAATATGCCTGTAATAATTCTCACTTCTCGCAGTGCTGAAAAACATCGTCAATTGGCGCAAGAATTGGGTGCAACCGCTTACCTAACCAAACCTTATTTAGAGCATGAATTTATCTCTATGGTCAATGCTTTAAGTAACAGATATATAGATCAATTAAATAGTACAATTATTAATGCTTAA